A DNA window from Thiothrix subterranea contains the following coding sequences:
- a CDS encoding DEAD/DEAH box helicase family protein: MPSNKETLFQNHICAFLEREHGYHALTKAELPAQDFHIIESHLLAFIQATQPDRYAELHTVFGLKTDDEIIRTLKQACAKAKPLWLVMREGLQVRGVKFELYKPKPRSATSELQHQHYQHNRFSYKKEYRYNLNNDERVDLVLWLNGLPIIVVELKHEDEGQFVDDAIHSSFLTRDLNNSLYRLPFLYVAASDTQVKVATDPRSDKHFRWFNAQLTNTAQTHGEYPIEHLYRDAFAKDTIARYLEHFLVYAPAKQEITATGEVLTEPAFSIFPRYHQLRASRQLAERVRLHANQHHRLGLKYLVNHSAGSGKTLTMAWMADQLDSLYTTDNRKVFDNIIILTDRKSLDKNIRDDLERFTHLKSKVHFAKRSSQLADFLAKDRDIIVSTIQKFGYIQDKIQQSEVLKSRRIAFLIDEAHRSQDGKLALKMRKVFTAEGEYEEEEDETPNSDDVAATLEKLNISNQVCVAFTATPTPKTVAFFGEPIDIYSEEEAIQEGYILDVVQHIVSYKTLYHLQSSKALPDKEFSAGVVAKALRDLAFSDDDLIQYKSEVIVKLFQEQVAASIQGRGKAMVVASSRPAGYKYFQTLQTILAEKDLPYKVLFAFSDYTDPKTNQSIEEIKVNQLDTLHDGRVIEEVFEQDDYRILVVANKFQTGFDQPLLSAMFLDKAVKGVNAIQTVSRLNRKRADKEQDDLLVVDFTNSSEAIFKAFNQFRKGSPYQEQEPDKAVLEAIYQQVLAMGAFDTAAIQHCVNAYTTAEKEAKQRNAESDALLSNTKQAYRQQFNQRLTDAEARKAYIALLRRYTKLYYFIAQFFTLESHLHEFIVFAEVMANSLVQQGKVSELKLLLKHIQLTKGAVLYVDKVFNPGGVKDVRTSGGVGSGAGGKEMPSTTLDDAIKELETKFQISKEDAIVIREICEEVAAKAEIKRKIAHNRDNILFLEQYEPTLHSEIRMGYMERDLWGQLQNPIYTDKGGIIPIMGKTIIQQVMQLAA, encoded by the coding sequence ATGCCGAGCAACAAAGAAACGCTGTTTCAAAATCATATTTGCGCCTTTTTGGAACGCGAACACGGCTATCACGCGCTGACTAAAGCTGAGTTGCCCGCGCAAGATTTCCACATTATCGAATCGCACCTACTGGCATTTATCCAAGCCACCCAACCCGACCGTTACGCGGAATTGCACACGGTTTTCGGTCTAAAAACTGACGACGAAATCATCAGAACCCTCAAACAAGCCTGCGCCAAAGCCAAGCCATTGTGGTTGGTGATGCGCGAAGGCTTGCAAGTCAGGGGCGTTAAATTCGAGCTGTACAAACCCAAGCCGCGTTCTGCCACCAGCGAATTGCAACACCAGCATTACCAGCACAACCGTTTCAGCTACAAAAAAGAATACCGTTACAATCTCAACAATGATGAGCGCGTCGATCTGGTGCTGTGGCTGAATGGCTTACCGATCATTGTGGTGGAACTCAAACACGAGGATGAAGGGCAGTTTGTCGATGATGCGATTCACAGCAGTTTCTTGACCCGCGATTTGAACAATAGCCTGTATCGACTGCCGTTTCTGTACGTGGCTGCCAGCGATACCCAAGTGAAAGTTGCTACTGATCCCCGTTCTGACAAACATTTCCGCTGGTTCAATGCGCAATTGACCAACACGGCGCAAACCCACGGCGAATACCCGATTGAGCATCTGTACCGCGATGCGTTTGCTAAAGACACGATCGCCCGTTATCTGGAACATTTCCTTGTCTACGCACCCGCCAAACAGGAGATCACTGCAACAGGTGAGGTGCTGACCGAACCCGCGTTTAGCATTTTCCCGCGTTATCACCAGCTACGCGCCAGCCGCCAACTGGCGGAACGGGTACGCTTACACGCCAATCAGCATCACCGTTTAGGGTTGAAATATCTGGTCAATCACTCAGCGGGGTCGGGCAAAACGCTAACGATGGCGTGGATGGCGGATCAGTTGGACAGCCTGTACACCACCGATAACCGCAAGGTGTTCGACAACATCATTATCCTGACAGACCGCAAAAGCCTGGATAAGAATATCCGCGATGACCTTGAGCGTTTTACCCACTTGAAAAGCAAAGTGCATTTCGCCAAGCGTTCCAGCCAACTTGCCGATTTTCTGGCAAAAGACCGCGACATTATCGTCTCTACCATCCAGAAGTTCGGTTACATACAGGACAAAATCCAGCAAAGTGAGGTACTCAAGTCACGGCGTATCGCTTTTCTGATTGACGAAGCACACCGTTCGCAAGACGGCAAACTGGCTTTAAAAATGCGCAAGGTATTCACGGCTGAAGGTGAATACGAAGAAGAGGAAGACGAAACGCCCAATAGCGATGACGTAGCCGCCACCTTGGAAAAGCTGAATATCAGCAATCAAGTGTGCGTGGCATTCACCGCGACGCCAACGCCTAAAACGGTAGCGTTTTTCGGCGAACCCATCGACATTTACAGCGAAGAAGAAGCCATTCAGGAAGGCTATATTCTGGATGTGGTGCAACACATTGTGTCGTACAAAACGCTCTACCACCTGCAATCAAGCAAGGCGTTGCCAGACAAGGAATTTTCGGCGGGTGTGGTTGCCAAAGCCTTGCGTGATTTGGCGTTTAGCGATGACGATTTGATCCAGTACAAGTCGGAGGTGATCGTCAAACTGTTTCAGGAACAGGTAGCCGCGTCGATTCAGGGGCGTGGCAAGGCAATGGTGGTAGCGTCGTCACGTCCGGCGGGCTACAAATATTTCCAGACCTTGCAAACGATTTTGGCGGAAAAAGATTTGCCGTATAAGGTGCTGTTTGCCTTCAGCGATTACACCGACCCTAAAACCAATCAAAGCATCGAAGAGATCAAAGTCAATCAATTGGACACCTTGCACGATGGGCGCGTGATTGAAGAGGTGTTTGAGCAGGATGATTACCGCATTCTGGTGGTAGCCAACAAATTCCAGACCGGGTTTGACCAACCGTTGTTGTCGGCAATGTTTTTGGATAAAGCGGTTAAGGGCGTGAATGCCATCCAGACCGTTTCGCGCCTCAACCGCAAACGCGCCGACAAGGAACAGGATGATTTGCTGGTGGTGGATTTCACCAACAGTTCGGAGGCTATTTTCAAAGCCTTTAACCAATTTCGTAAAGGTTCGCCGTACCAAGAACAAGAGCCGGATAAAGCGGTGTTGGAGGCAATTTACCAGCAAGTATTGGCAATGGGGGCGTTTGATACGGCGGCGATTCAGCACTGCGTGAACGCTTACACCACGGCTGAAAAGGAAGCGAAACAGCGTAATGCCGAATCAGACGCGCTACTCAGCAATACCAAACAGGCTTATCGCCAACAGTTCAATCAACGCCTGACGGATGCGGAAGCACGGAAAGCCTATATCGCTTTGCTGCGCCGTTACACCAAGCTGTATTACTTCATTGCCCAGTTTTTCACGCTTGAAAGCCACTTGCACGAGTTCATCGTGTTTGCTGAAGTGATGGCAAACAGTCTGGTGCAACAGGGCAAAGTGTCGGAACTTAAGTTATTGCTCAAGCATATCCAGTTGACCAAGGGGGCGGTGCTGTACGTAGACAAGGTGTTCAATCCGGGGGGCGTAAAAGATGTGCGTACTTCGGGTGGTGTGGGTTCAGGTGCTGGCGGCAAGGAAATGCCTAGTACTACGCTGGATGATGCGATCAAGGAACTGGAAACCAAGTTTCAGATCAGCAAAGAAGACGCCATTGTTATCCGTGAAATTTGTGAGGAAGTCGCCGCCAAAGCGGAGATCAAACGCAAAATTGCCCATAACCGCGACAATATCCTGTTTCTTGAACAGTATGAGCCGACCTTGCACAGTGAAATTCGCATGGGTTACATGGAGCGGGATTTGTGGGGGCAATTACAAAACCCGATCTACACTGACAAAGGTGGCATTATTCCGATCATGGGCAAAACCATTATTCAGCAGGTCATGCAACTGGCTGCTTGA
- a CDS encoding helix-turn-helix domain-containing protein, which produces MSALMSYQIPTQEDTALAVESSRLLAACIGKGDSACLRLHDGDDVLQVPVKAIRLLVDILDAMARGDAVSLIPIHRELTTQEAANILNVSRPYLVKLIENGEIPFHKNGVRRKVLFKDLMEYKQKRDDASMVLLDELTAEAQAFDMGY; this is translated from the coding sequence ATGTCTGCCTTGATGAGCTATCAAATTCCAACCCAAGAGGACACTGCCCTTGCTGTTGAAAGCAGCCGCTTGTTAGCAGCCTGCATTGGCAAAGGGGATAGTGCTTGCCTGCGCCTGCACGATGGAGATGATGTCTTGCAAGTGCCTGTCAAGGCTATCCGCCTGTTAGTGGATATTCTGGATGCAATGGCGCGAGGTGATGCGGTATCACTCATACCGATTCACAGGGAATTAACAACCCAAGAAGCCGCCAATATCTTAAATGTGTCTCGCCCCTATCTGGTGAAACTGATCGAGAATGGCGAAATCCCCTTCCACAAAAATGGGGTGCGACGTAAGGTTTTGTTCAAAGACCTGATGGAATATAAGCAAAAACGCGATGATGCCAGTATGGTACTGCTGGATGAACTCACCGCCGAAGCACAAGCATTTGATATGGGGTATTGA
- a CDS encoding PIN domain-containing protein, with protein sequence MSGQNFTVLYDACVLYPAPLRDLLVRLARTGTFRARWTHYIHEEWIRNALRKNPHLTRERLENTASRMNEAVMDSVVSDYEPLIEGLTLPDVNDRHVLAAAIRGQAEVIVTFNLKDFPEKYLSPFDIWAQHPDEFISHLIDLSPETVLLVARQQRVSLKNPPQTVDEFLDTLLRQQLPRTVAFLKQRKELI encoded by the coding sequence ATGTCAGGTCAAAATTTTACCGTTTTGTACGATGCCTGTGTACTTTACCCCGCGCCATTACGCGATTTGCTAGTCAGGCTGGCACGGACGGGTACATTTCGGGCGCGATGGACGCACTATATTCATGAGGAATGGATACGCAATGCGTTGCGTAAGAATCCACACTTGACCCGTGAACGGCTAGAAAATACTGCAAGCCGGATGAATGAGGCGGTGATGGATTCCGTTGTGTCGGATTATGAACCACTGATTGAGGGGCTGACGCTGCCTGACGTGAACGATAGGCATGTTCTGGCAGCGGCTATCCGTGGGCAAGCCGAAGTGATCGTCACCTTCAACCTGAAAGATTTTCCAGAAAAGTATCTCAGCCCCTTCGATATTTGGGCGCAACACCCTGACGAATTCATCAGCCACTTAATCGACTTATCCCCCGAAACGGTATTATTGGTGGCACGGCAACAACGGGTAAGCCTGAAAAACCCGCCACAAACCGTTGACGAATTTCTTGATACGCTGTTACGCCAACAATTGCCCCGTACTGTCGCTTTCTTGAAACAACGCAAAGAACTAATTTAA
- a CDS encoding restriction endonuclease subunit S codes for MQPYSYRDSGIEWLGKIPTHWKVDRLRDQAVINDEALGTNTPVDYEIRYLDISNVNSQGIVDHDEIRPLAFADAPSRARRKVKKFDTVISSVRTNLQAVAHIDFDMENLVASTGFFVCRPKFLALVQPKYLYFFLLTEYSKEYFFSRSIGISYPAIDDYDFGSIHMPVPPIEEQRAIAGFLDEACGKIDAAIQVKREQVAMLDVMAKAILNKAVLEGLNPTVPKQTINNIWFKTLPAHWQLRRLKDVSTMQTGVTLGKDYDGETDERPYLRVANVQDGHLALDDVKTIKLPPNLIRRYELQDGDVLMNEGGDLDKLGRGHVWHNEIPGCLHQNHVFALRCFPHKLLPDYLTLLTSSTHGRAYFEIMGKKTTNLASINSTKVNLFPVPLPPVTEQAEIVQWVQHERGKLKQAQDAVNEQIAVLEAYKKSLVHECVTGKKQVWLKVSSA; via the coding sequence ATGCAACCCTACAGCTACCGCGACTCCGGCATCGAATGGCTCGGTAAAATCCCCACCCACTGGAAAGTTGATCGTTTACGAGATCAGGCTGTTATCAATGATGAGGCGTTAGGGACAAATACGCCTGTGGACTATGAAATCAGATATTTGGATATAAGCAACGTCAACAGTCAGGGTATCGTTGATCATGATGAGATCAGACCCCTTGCGTTTGCCGATGCGCCGAGTCGTGCAAGACGGAAGGTAAAGAAGTTCGATACCGTTATTTCTTCTGTCAGAACAAACTTGCAAGCAGTTGCTCACATTGATTTCGACATGGAAAATTTGGTGGCATCAACGGGATTTTTTGTATGCAGACCTAAGTTTTTGGCACTGGTGCAGCCCAAATATCTGTACTTTTTTCTGTTGACTGAATACTCAAAAGAATACTTTTTCTCCCGTTCGATTGGCATTTCCTATCCAGCAATTGATGATTACGATTTCGGCTCAATACACATGCCAGTGCCGCCGATTGAGGAGCAGCGGGCGATTGCGGGGTTTTTGGATGAGGCTTGCGGGAAGATTGATGCGGCGATTCAGGTCAAGCGTGAACAAGTGGCAATGCTGGACGTAATGGCAAAAGCCATCCTCAACAAAGCCGTTCTCGAAGGACTAAACCCCACCGTTCCCAAACAAACCATCAACAATATCTGGTTCAAAACACTGCCCGCCCATTGGCAATTACGCCGCCTCAAAGACGTATCCACCATGCAAACCGGCGTAACCCTCGGCAAAGACTACGACGGCGAAACCGACGAACGCCCCTACCTGCGCGTCGCCAACGTCCAAGACGGACACCTTGCCCTCGATGACGTGAAAACCATCAAACTACCGCCCAACCTCATCCGCCGCTATGAATTGCAAGACGGCGACGTGCTCATGAACGAAGGCGGCGACCTCGACAAACTCGGACGCGGACACGTCTGGCACAACGAAATCCCCGGCTGCTTGCACCAAAATCACGTCTTCGCCCTGCGCTGTTTCCCGCACAAATTATTACCCGACTACCTCACCTTGCTGACCTCATCCACCCACGGACGCGCCTACTTTGAAATCATGGGCAAGAAAACCACCAACCTTGCCAGCATCAATTCCACCAAGGTCAATCTGTTCCCCGTGCCACTGCCACCCGTGACAGAACAAGCCGAAATTGTGCAATGGGTGCAACATGAACGCGGCAAACTCAAGCAAGCACAGGATGCCGTAAACGAGCAAATTGCTGTGTTGGAAGCGTACAAGAAGTCGTTGGTGCATGAGTGTGTGACGGGGAAGAAGCAGGTGTGGCTCAAGGTTTCTTCAGCGTAA
- a CDS encoding type I restriction-modification system subunit M, giving the protein MRGLFSPKSVYPMLDKERLNNLSDDIWKGAIKLRGKFKAKDYPLVILPMIMIRRIECVLEVKRALFRQDILKKTPDISLENLDIRVGLMEASLPFYNTSRWTLKKILKESSSQVYSHFSDYLSKFSPNLSEIIEKFNYHAVVKQVDKANRLDSIIELVVDKDFSPERISNIEMGYVYEELLQRFSQDDAKDTGEHFTPREIIRIMVDLMEIDFDPATATQAISIYDPACGTGGMLSVAKEHLMDKAKSEYEQKQVADLVLLNGQELLDQNYAVCKADMIIKGEADAKITSGNSLIPHIASVSDDGDRHAGHQFDYMISNPPFGVNWSEYKEDALRLATSRYKWGTPDVGDGALLFLLTMIEKMKPAAQGGSKIAVLFNGSPLSNGDALQGESEIRRHILQNDLLDTIVMMPDQMFYNTGIYTYIWLLNNNKPKHKRGKVLILNARDQFEKEPKSFGNKRNRITEQHRQWIDAQFAAWQANAACKVFKTSEFAFHKVKVVFWQTDEHAQPMWITETFDVQLNNGNVQKRFELYGDMTLYLTVDCRVGGAERDTHHSEDVDAGAGGTVGIATLHPPYVRLMDLHYDGSKPFDTLVAEYIKQTVAGYAEQPLKDIKKALKDWKLEATYHHRHYIVDNEYIPFDDMADDKAAYINAFLAREIEHPIISWEEYAQLGYEILPNKYFYQYQEPTPSDQLIEQFWALEKQAEQLLQDIKEL; this is encoded by the coding sequence ATGCGCGGCTTGTTTTCCCCGAAAAGTGTCTACCCCATGCTCGATAAAGAACGTCTCAATAACCTTTCCGATGATATTTGGAAGGGCGCGATCAAACTGCGCGGCAAGTTCAAAGCCAAGGATTACCCGCTGGTCATTTTGCCGATGATCATGATTCGCCGGATTGAGTGTGTGCTGGAAGTCAAACGGGCGCTTTTCCGTCAAGACATTCTGAAAAAGACCCCCGACATTTCGCTGGAAAATTTGGACATCCGCGTTGGTTTGATGGAAGCCAGCCTACCGTTTTACAACACCTCGCGCTGGACATTGAAAAAGATCCTCAAGGAAAGCAGCTCGCAGGTTTACAGCCATTTCAGCGATTATCTGAGCAAATTCAGCCCTAATCTGAGCGAAATCATCGAAAAATTTAACTACCATGCGGTGGTGAAGCAGGTGGATAAAGCCAACCGCCTCGACAGCATTATCGAGCTGGTGGTGGACAAGGATTTCAGCCCGGAACGCATTTCCAATATTGAAATGGGCTATGTCTACGAGGAATTGCTGCAACGCTTTTCGCAGGACGATGCCAAGGATACCGGCGAACATTTCACCCCGCGTGAAATCATCCGCATTATGGTAGATCTGATGGAAATCGACTTTGACCCCGCGACTGCTACTCAGGCGATTTCCATTTATGACCCCGCGTGTGGCACGGGCGGGATGTTGTCGGTGGCGAAAGAGCACTTGATGGACAAAGCCAAAAGTGAATACGAACAGAAGCAGGTAGCTGATCTGGTATTGCTCAACGGACAGGAATTGCTCGACCAGAACTACGCGGTGTGCAAAGCCGACATGATCATTAAGGGCGAAGCCGATGCCAAGATTACCTCCGGCAATTCCTTGATTCCGCATATTGCCAGTGTGTCGGATGACGGGGATAGGCACGCGGGGCATCAGTTTGACTACATGATTTCCAACCCGCCATTCGGGGTAAATTGGTCGGAATACAAAGAGGATGCGTTGCGGCTGGCGACTTCGCGCTATAAGTGGGGTACGCCGGATGTGGGCGATGGGGCGTTATTGTTCCTGCTGACCATGATCGAAAAGATGAAACCAGCGGCGCAAGGCGGCTCGAAAATCGCGGTGTTGTTCAATGGTTCGCCGTTGAGCAATGGTGATGCGTTGCAGGGGGAAAGCGAAATCCGCCGTCATATTTTGCAGAACGATTTGCTCGACACCATTGTGATGATGCCCGACCAGATGTTTTACAACACCGGCATTTATACCTACATCTGGTTGCTGAACAACAATAAGCCGAAGCATAAACGCGGCAAAGTGTTGATTTTGAATGCGCGGGATCAGTTTGAGAAAGAACCCAAGTCGTTTGGGAATAAGCGCAACCGCATTACGGAACAGCATCGGCAATGGATTGATGCGCAGTTTGCGGCATGGCAGGCGAATGCGGCTTGCAAGGTGTTCAAGACCAGCGAGTTTGCCTTCCACAAGGTCAAGGTGGTGTTTTGGCAGACTGATGAACACGCGCAACCGATGTGGATTACGGAGACGTTTGATGTGCAGCTTAACAATGGCAATGTGCAGAAACGCTTTGAGTTGTATGGGGATATGACGCTTTACCTTACGGTAGATTGTAGGGTGGGTGGAGCGGAACGCGATACCCACCATTCGGAGGATGTTGATGCAGGGGCTGGGGGAACGGTGGGTATCGCTACGCTCCACCCACCCTACGTTAGGCTGATGGACTTGCATTACGATGGTAGCAAACCGTTTGATACGTTGGTGGCGGAATACATCAAGCAGACGGTGGCGGGTTACGCTGAGCAACCGTTGAAGGACATTAAAAAGGCGCTCAAGGATTGGAAGCTGGAGGCGACTTACCACCATCGGCATTACATCGTGGATAACGAATACATCCCGTTTGATGATATGGCTGACGATAAAGCGGCTTACATCAATGCGTTTTTGGCGCGGGAAATTGAGCACCCGATCATCAGTTGGGAAGAGTATGCGCAGTTGGGTTACGAGATTTTGCCCAACAAATACTTCTACCAATACCAAGAGCCAACGCCTAGCGACCAACTGATCGAACAGTTTTGGGCACTCGAAAAGCAAGCCGAACAACTGCTGCAAGACATCAAGGAGCTGTAA
- a CDS encoding DUF2934 domain-containing protein codes for MLYCYGDLCPLHADCYRHTQPTPGRDRFAALPYDAVSGTCDYFHSNEPTEALIRKTAYYLWLREGCPDNCADEHWAEAYRNLCLSTGRVKPCKEM; via the coding sequence ATGCTGTATTGCTATGGCGACTTATGCCCGCTACACGCCGACTGCTATCGGCATACCCAACCGACACCGGGGCGGGACAGATTCGCCGCACTGCCCTACGATGCCGTCAGCGGAACGTGCGACTATTTCCACAGCAATGAACCGACCGAAGCCCTGATCCGTAAAACCGCGTATTACTTGTGGCTGCGCGAAGGTTGCCCCGACAATTGCGCCGACGAACATTGGGCGGAAGCATACCGGAACTTGTGCCTAAGCACTGGGCGTGTAAAGCCGTGTAAAGAAATGTAA
- a CDS encoding response regulator transcription factor codes for MSKLLLVDDDIELTTMLTEYLEREGFDITAVHNGDAAVREALNGDYALVVLDVMMPGMSGIEALSRIRTHSKMPVLMLTARGDDIDRIIGLELGADDYVPKPCMPRELVARIRAILRRTSTDTTTTNHEPLQTGALTLYPEKRQILWHGQALELTSTEFNLLEVLARQAGQPVSKADLSTHGLGRPLTRYDRSIDVHMSSIRHKLGNLPDGRSCIQTVRGIGYQLIGE; via the coding sequence ATGAGCAAGCTATTACTGGTCGACGACGACATCGAACTCACCACCATGCTGACCGAATACTTGGAACGCGAAGGTTTCGACATCACCGCCGTGCATAACGGTGACGCGGCGGTACGCGAAGCCCTCAATGGCGATTACGCGCTGGTGGTGTTGGATGTGATGATGCCCGGCATGAGCGGCATAGAAGCCCTCAGCCGCATCCGCACCCATAGCAAAATGCCGGTGCTGATGCTCACCGCCCGTGGCGACGACATCGACCGCATTATCGGCTTAGAACTCGGCGCGGACGATTACGTGCCGAAACCGTGTATGCCGCGTGAATTAGTTGCCCGCATCCGCGCCATCCTACGGCGCACCAGCACCGACACTACCACCACGAATCACGAACCGCTGCAAACCGGCGCACTCACCCTTTACCCCGAAAAACGCCAAATCCTCTGGCACGGGCAAGCCCTGGAACTCACCAGCACCGAATTCAACCTGCTAGAAGTATTGGCACGCCAAGCCGGACAACCCGTCAGCAAAGCCGACCTTTCCACCCACGGTTTAGGGCGACCATTGACCCGTTACGACCGCAGCATCGACGTACACATGAGCAGCATCCGCCACAAACTCGGCAATTTGCCGGATGGGCGTTCCTGTATCCAAACCGTGCGCGGCATCGGCTACCAATTGATCGGGGAATAA
- a CDS encoding ATP-binding protein produces MGRLFWKILLTFWLTLLVAGGVTGIAVWLHHDALLDMEKDVVIRPSSIIAVKAVANTFLYGGKEAMRNMLQEQRDDAPQDLQIYAVDTNGKELLERTVSDDTLQRVRASLGKNLKLPIVRQVQTGADSYLLFAPLAGQYPQFQQERRLPPPHRISTPTLIVSGIAVSFLSSFLLAWYFSQPIGILRKAFRAAAKGDLSQRVTATIGSRRDEIADLGRDFDDMATKLQILMASQRRLLHDVSHELRSPLARLQASIGLAHQQPEKVASSLARIEHEAGRLDTLVGEVLTLSRLESGVPQPLDEYIDILELADAVIDDARFEANALSRQVMFQCDVEGNPIIQGRGELLYRALENVVRNAIHHTPENTAVTLAIHHDVAASRLHLTVDDQGSGVPEAELGSIFEPFQRSSNASPSRNGYGLGLAIARRAIESHGGTIRAKNLGSGGLRVEIHLPHILT; encoded by the coding sequence ATGGGCAGACTGTTCTGGAAAATCCTCCTCACGTTTTGGCTGACGCTGCTGGTGGCGGGCGGTGTTACGGGCATTGCCGTTTGGCTACACCACGATGCGTTGCTGGACATGGAAAAAGATGTGGTGATTCGCCCCAGTTCCATCATTGCCGTCAAAGCCGTCGCCAATACCTTCCTCTATGGCGGGAAGGAAGCAATGCGCAATATGTTGCAGGAACAACGCGATGATGCCCCCCAAGACTTGCAAATTTACGCCGTCGATACCAACGGCAAAGAGTTGCTGGAGCGCACCGTGTCGGATGACACCCTCCAGCGTGTTCGCGCCAGCCTTGGGAAAAACCTCAAATTGCCTATTGTCCGCCAAGTCCAAACTGGCGCAGACAGTTATTTGCTGTTCGCACCACTGGCGGGGCAATACCCGCAATTCCAGCAAGAACGACGGCTGCCGCCACCGCACCGGATTTCTACTCCAACCCTGATTGTCTCCGGCATTGCCGTCAGCTTTTTATCCAGCTTCCTGCTGGCCTGGTATTTCTCGCAACCCATCGGCATTTTGCGCAAAGCCTTTCGTGCCGCTGCCAAAGGCGATTTGAGCCAGCGTGTCACCGCAACAATTGGGTCACGGCGTGATGAAATCGCTGATTTGGGGCGCGATTTCGATGACATGGCAACCAAACTGCAAATCCTGATGGCTTCGCAACGCCGCTTGTTACACGACGTTTCACACGAACTGCGCTCGCCGTTGGCACGCTTGCAAGCCAGCATCGGTCTAGCGCATCAGCAGCCGGAAAAAGTGGCGAGCAGCCTTGCCCGCATCGAACACGAAGCCGGACGGCTAGATACGCTGGTGGGCGAAGTGCTAACGCTTTCGCGCCTCGAATCCGGCGTACCGCAGCCGTTGGATGAATACATCGACATTCTGGAACTGGCCGATGCAGTGATTGATGACGCACGGTTTGAGGCGAATGCGCTGTCACGCCAAGTCATGTTTCAATGCGATGTTGAGGGCAATCCGATCATTCAAGGGCGTGGTGAATTGCTGTATCGCGCCTTGGAAAACGTGGTGCGTAACGCCATCCATCACACGCCCGAAAATACGGCGGTCACGTTGGCGATTCATCACGATGTTGCCGCGTCACGCCTGCATCTTACCGTGGATGATCAAGGGTCTGGTGTACCGGAAGCGGAATTGGGGAGCATTTTCGAGCCGTTCCAGCGTAGCAGTAACGCCAGCCCCAGCCGTAACGGTTACGGGCTGGGGTTAG